CGTGGCTGAGCAGGAGCAGACAGTATGACTGGGTACGTGCGCCCGAATCGATTACGAGCATATGACAGCACAGCATCGCCGGCGAGAGATCATTCATCGTCTCTGAATGGAAATAGTACCGACGGTCGCGGGCCAGAAGGGGCAGGTCGTAGGTCTGGAAACGCTCTGGCCCCGTCGAAAGGAAGTCCTCGGCGGTAATCTCATCTGCGGTCTGGACGAGGAACTCGTCGAGTGACTCCCAGAGAATCGTGTAGGTGTCGGTGTGTTGTTCGACGGTCTGGCGATGGTCGTGGTGAACGAGTTCCCGAGCAAGCGTACTCAGTTGTTCGAATCCCTCGTTCAGCACATATGCATCCTCGTCAGTTTCGTAGATGATCCCTCGATGCTGAAGTGGATCGAGGGCGCGATGGACGGTACTCCTGTGAATGTTGGCCCGGCGTGCGAGCTCCATTACGACCCGCGGTGTTTCAAGATAGTAGAGAACGCGGAGCGTCGCACCCGACAACAGTTCAGGCCAGTCGATGTGCGAATACTCTTGGGTGATGTCTGCGAGGAGTTCGAGTGCTTTCGCGTCCGATGGCCGGATCTGCTTTGTTTTCCCTTGTCGACGCGTCTCGACGAGTCCGGTCGCTTCGAGACGATCGACAAGTTCAGACGTGTAGCTGAGACTGCGGTCCAGCTGGGTCGCAAATTCGGAGACTGTCTGCTCACCGTGAAGGACGGTGAGC
The sequence above is a segment of the Halorubrum trapanicum genome. Coding sequences within it:
- a CDS encoding winged helix-turn-helix domain-containing protein, with protein sequence MLTEGEVRALTVLHGEQTVSEFATQLDRSLSYTSELVDRLEATGLVETRRQGKTKQIRPSDAKALELLADITQEYSHIDWPELLSGATLRVLYYLETPRVVMELARRANIHRSTVHRALDPLQHRGIIYETDEDAYVLNEGFEQLSTLARELVHHDHRQTVEQHTDTYTILWESLDEFLVQTADEITAEDFLSTGPERFQTYDLPLLARDRRYYFHSETMNDLSPAMLCCHMLVIDSGARTQSYCLLLLSHVDVDRDELRDQATKYGVDDLVEDLLTYLDTSGEERASRLPEWEEFQELAADYGVSA